The proteins below are encoded in one region of Coffea arabica cultivar ET-39 chromosome 4c, Coffea Arabica ET-39 HiFi, whole genome shotgun sequence:
- the LOC113740041 gene encoding uncharacterized protein isoform X2 encodes MEEKQLDYVLVPLGMFIFLVYHVWLLYTIIYNPRKTVVGLNAESRRNWVFSMMNDPLKNGVLAVQTLRNNIMASTLLATTAITLSSLISVFSIRYYAHVSFLATVPTFKDRNDCIEYVARNLNRGSFFWSLGLRAFYMSFPLFLWIFGPIPMFVCCCMMIFLLYFLDTTTSFTRDLHCKSIKEEAIANDVESIHHSL; translated from the exons ATGGAGGAGAAGCAGCTGGATTATGTTCTGGTGCCTCTGGGGATGTTCATATTCCTGGTTTATCATGTTTGGCTGCTTTACACCATTATATACAATCCCAGGAAAACTGTTGTGGGACTCAATGCTGAAAGCCGTCGAAATTGGGTTTTCTCCATGATGAAT GATCCACTTAAGAATGGTGTTTTGGCAGTCCAGACTTTACGCAACAACATAATGGCATCAACTCTATTGGCAACAACAGCTATTACTCTTAGCTCTCTGATAAGTGTCTTT TCTATTAGATACTATGCACATGTTAGCTTCTTAGCTACTGTGCCTACCTTCAAGGACAGAAACGACTGTATTGAGTATGTTGCAAGAAATTTGAACAGAGGAAGCTTCTTCTGGTCACTTGGATTAAGAGCATTTTATATGTCATTCCCTCTTTTCCTTTGGATTTTTGGGCCTATTCCCATGTTTGTCTGTTGCTGTATGATGATATTTCTTCTTTACTTCTTGGACACAACTACAAGCTTTACGAGAGATCTCCACTGTAAATCGATCAAAGAGGAAGCAATAGCCAATGATGTGGAATCAATTCATCATTCATTGTAG
- the LOC113742150 gene encoding nuclear poly(A) polymerase 1-like isoform X1, whose amino-acid sequence MAGPGFGNQSSGQRLGITEPISWSGPTEYDMIKTRELEKFLADVGLYESQEEAISREEVLGRLDQIVKTWVKNVSRAKGLNEQLVQEANAKIFTFGSYRLGVHGPGADIDTLCVGPRHATRDDDFFGELQRMLSEMPEVSELHPVPDAHVPVLKFKFSGISIDLLYAKLSLWVIPEDLDISQESILQNADEQTVRSLNGCRVTDQILRLVPNIQNFRTTLRCMRYWAKRRGVYSNVAGFLGGINWALLVARICQLYPNALPNMLVSRFFRVYTQWRWPNPVMLCEIEDGSLGLPVWDPRRNPKDRFHLMPIITPAYPCMNSSYNVSSSTLRIMTNEFQRGNEICEAMDANKCNWDKLFELYPFFEAYKNYLQIDVTAANAADLMNWKGWVESRLRQLTLKIERHTLNMLQCHPHPGDFSDKSRPFYCCYFMGLQRKQGVAANEGEQFDIRLTVEEFKHAVGMYNTWKPGMEIHVCHVKRRSIPAFVFPGGVRPRPTKVAGEGRRPSQTKVSSHTEDSSFPKALNGGSKRKRDDTDTATSLNAKRIAGVGESGELVHEGRPSGCIGTSYLGNASLEMPGKIFNEKVEDNMGNGLENPICLPQASSQNGGELDASLRLDPSTPADSISLSSKEAEKLAIEKMMTGPYVAHQTFPQELDELEDDPEYKNQGKITGGSVKGSSMESSATKGSLIVSLTTSTAAGSCSSLQSSGKLEELEPPELLPPASRLNSATSAPKPVLRFNFTSLAKATGESTKT is encoded by the exons ATGGCTGGCCCTGGGTTTGGCAACCAGAGTAGCGGGCAACGACTTGGCATTACCGAGCCAATTTCATGGAGTGGACCAACAGAATATGATATGATCAAAACCCGTGAGCTTGAAAAG TTTTTAGCAGATGTTGGATTGTACGAGAGCCAGGAGGAAGCCATCAGTAGGGAGGAAGTGCTTGGTAGACTTGACCAG ATTGTAAAGACATGGGTGAAAAATGTAAGCCGTGCCAAGGGTTTAAATGAGCAGTTGGTGCAAGAAGCAAATGCAAAGATATTTACCTTTGGCTCATATCGGCTTGGG GTACATGGTCCTGGGGCGGATATAGATACACTCTGCGTGGGACCCAGACACGCAACAAGAGAT GACGATTTTTTTGGTGAGCTACAAAGAATGCTGTCAGAAATGCCTGAAGTTTCAGAGCTGCATCCTGTACCTGACGCTCATGTCCCTgtgttgaaattcaaatttagtgGAATTTCAATAGACCTCCTTTATGCAAAATTGTCTCTATGGGTTATTCCAGAA GATCTTGATATCTCACAAGAGTCAATACTGCAGAATGCTGATGAGCAGACTGTACGCAGTCTGAACGGTTGTAGAGTTACTGATCAGATTTTACGATTAGTGCCAAATATTCAG AACTTCCGCACAACATTgagatgcatgaggtattgggcCAAGCGTCGCGGTGTTTATTCAAAT GTTGCAGGTTTCTTAGGTGGTATAAATTGGGCCTTGCTTGTTGCTCGCATATGCCAGCTTTATCCTAATGCATTGCCAAACATGTTAGTCTCACGGTTCTTCAGGGTCTACACACAGTGGCGCTGGCCTAATCCAGTTATGCTCTGCGAAATTGAAGATGGATCACTTGGACTACCAGTTTGGGATCCTAGAAGAAATCCAAAGGACAGGTTCCACTTGATGCCCATAATAACTCCTGCTTATCCCTGCATGAACTCTAGCTATAATGTATCGTCAAGCACTCTGCGGATTATGACAAACGAGTTTCAAAGGGGAAATGAAATATGTGAG GCCATGGATGCAAACAAATGCAACTGGGATAAACTTTTTGAACTTTATCCTTTCTTTGAGGCATATAAGAATTATCTGCAGATAGATGTTACTGCCGCAAATGCTGCTGACTTGATGAATTGGAAGGGCTGGGTTGAATCCCGCTTGCGGCAACTTACATTAAAG ATTGAGAGGCATACTCTGAACATGCTTCAGTGCCATCCACACCCAGGGGACTTCTCAGACAAATCAAGACCATTTTATTGTTGTTACTTTATGGGTCTCCAACGGAAACAAGGAGTGGCTGCCAATGAGGGGGAGCAGTTTGATATTAGGTTGACTGTTGAGGAATTCAAGCATGCTGTTGGCATGTATAACACGTGGAAGCCTGGAATGGAGATCCATGTATGCCATGTCAAACGTAGGAGCATACCTGCATTTGTGTTTCCCGGTGGGGTTCGGCCTCGTCCCACCAAAGTAGCTGGAGAAGGTAGGCGTCCTTCACAAACCAAAGTATCCAGTCATACTGAAGATAGTTCTTTTCCGAAGGCATTGAATGGTGGGAGTAAAAGGAAAAGGGATGATACTGATACAGCGACCAGTTTAAATGCAAAACGTATAGCTGGTGTGGGGGAATCAGGTGAGCTAGTGCATGAGGGTAGACCATCTGGTTGCATTGGTACTTCGTACTTGGGCAATGCTAGTTTAGAAATGCCAGGAAAAATTTTTAACGAGAAGGTTGAAGATAATATGGGTAATGGATTAGAAAATCCCATTTGTCTGCCTCAGGCCTCTTCTCAAAATGGTGGAGAATTAGATGCATCTTTAAGGCTTGATCCATCTACACCTGCTGATTCCATTTCATTAAGCTCCAAAGAAGCTGAAAAACTTGCAATTGAAAAGATGATGACTGGTCCATATGTTGCACACCAAACATTCCCTCAAGAACTTGATGAGCTTGAAGATGATCCTGAGTACAAAAATCAGGGGAAAATTACTGGTGGGAGCGTGAAAGGGAGCTCCATGGAGTCCTCAGCTACAAAAGGGTCACTTATAGTTTCTCTTACCACTAGCACAGCTGCTGGTTCTTGCTCCAGCTTGCAATCGAGTGGGAAATTAGAAGAACTTGAG CCACCTGAACTTCTGCCTCCAGCATCCCGTCTGAATTCAGCTACTTCAGCACCAAAGCCTGTTCTCAG GTTTAACTTCACCTCCTTGGCTAAGGCTACTGGCGAAAGCACTAAGACCTAA
- the LOC113740169 gene encoding T-complex protein 1 subunit delta yields MAAPAAVASAPRASSSKTDTFVDNKRKDDIRMANISAAQSVADAVRTSLGPKGMDKMISTANGEVIITNDGATILNKMEVLQPAAKFLVELSKSQDVVAGDGTTTVVVIAGALLKSCLSLLTSGIHPTIISDALHKASVKAVEVLTAMAVPVELSDRESLVKSASTALNSKVVSQYSTLLAPLAVDAVLSVVDPAKPDLVDLRDIKIVKKLGGTVDDTELVKGLVFDKKVSHAAGGPTRVENAKIAVIQFQISPPKTDIEQSIVVSDYTQMDRILKEERNYILGMIKKIKATGCNVLLIQKSILRDAVTDLSLHYLAKAKILVIKDVERDEIEFITKTLNCLPIANIEHFKAEKLGFAELVEEVSLGDGGKLVKITGIKDMGRTTSVLVRGSNQLVIDEAERSLHDALCVVRCLVNKKFLIAGGGAPEIELSRQLGAWAKVLQGMEGYCVRSFAEALEVIPYTLAENAGLNPIAIVTELRNRHAQGEINAGINVRKGQITNILEENVVQPLLVSTSAIALATECVRMILKIDDIVTVR; encoded by the coding sequence ATGGCCGCTCCGGCAGCAGTCGCCTCCGCCCCACGCGCATCCTCATCAAAGACCGATACTTTCGTCGACAACAAGCGAAAAGACGACATCCGAATGGCTAACATCTCCGCCGCCCAATCTGTGGCTGATGCTGTTCGCACAAGCTTAGGCCCCAAGGGCATGGATAAAATGATCTCCACAGCCAACGGCGAAGTAATTATTACCAATGATGGCGCCACCATTCTTAACAAAATGGAAGTCCTTCAACCCGCCGCTAAGTTCCTCGTCGAGCTTTCCAAATCTCAAGATGTCGTGGCCGGTGATGGTACTACTACCGTTGTCGTTATTGCAGGAGCACTGTTAAAATCCTGTCTCTCCCTCCTCACATCCGGCATTCACCCAACGATCATCTCCGATGCCCTACATAAAGCTTCAGTGAAAGCTGTTGAGGTCCTCACAGCGATGGCTGTTCCAGTTGAGCTCTCGGACCGCGAATCGCTCGTGAAGTCAGCGAGCACGGCATTGAATTCGAAGGTAGTTTCGCAATATTCCACCCTCTTAGCTCCTTTAGCTGTTGATGCTGTGCTTTCTGTTGTGGACCCTGCTAAACCTGATTTAGTTGATTTGAGGGATATCAAAATTGTCAAGAAACTAGGGGGTACGGTTGATGATACTGAATTGGTGAAAGGCCTAGTTTTTGATAAGAAGGTTAGTCATGCTGCTGGCGGGCCGACTAGAGTTGAAAATGCTAAGATTGCTGTAATACAGTTTCAGATTTCGCCTCCCAAAACTGATATTGAGCAAAGTATTGTGGTCTCAGATTATACCCAGATGGATAGGATTTTGAAGGAAGAGAGGAATTATATTCTGGGGATGATTAAGAAGATTAAGGCAACTGGATGTAATGTCTTGTTGATTCAGAAGAGTATTTTGAGGGATGCAGTGACAGACTTGTCATTGCATTATTTGGCTAAGGCAAAGATTTTGGTGATCAAGGATGTGGAGAGGGATGAGATTGAGTTTATCACCAAGACGTTGAATTGTCTGCCAATTGCTAATATTGAGCATTTCAAGGCAGAGAAGTTGGGCTTTGCAGAATTGGTGGAGGAGGTCTCGCTTGGAGATGGTGGGAAGCTTGTTAAAATTACGGGGATTAAGGATATGGGAAGAACTACCAGTGTGCTAGTTCGTGGATCAAATCAGTTGGTCATTGATGAGGCTGAGAGGAGCTTGCATGATGCCCTGTGTGTGGTTAGGTGCTTGGTGAACAAGAAGTTTTTGATTGCTGGTGGCGGGGCACCTGAGATTGAACTATCAAGACAGTTGGGTGCTTGGGCAAAGGTATTGCAGGGAATGGAGGGTTACTGTGTGAGATCATTTGCTGAGGCTCTTGAGGTGATTCCTTATACATTGGCTGAAAATGCTGGGTTGAATCCGATTGCTATTGTTACTGAACTGAGGAATAGGCATGCACAGGGTGAAATTAATGCTGGTATCAATGTGAGGAAAGGTCAGATAACTAACATCTTGGAGGAGAATGTGGTACAGCCACTGTTGGTGAGCACTAGTGCAATTGCCTTGGCGACAGAGTGTGTGCGGATGATTTTGAAGATTGATGACATTGTTACCGTAAGGTAG
- the LOC113742150 gene encoding nuclear poly(A) polymerase 1-like isoform X2, which translates to MLSEMPEVSELHPVPDAHVPVLKFKFSGISIDLLYAKLSLWVIPEDLDISQESILQNADEQTVRSLNGCRVTDQILRLVPNIQNFRTTLRCMRYWAKRRGVYSNVAGFLGGINWALLVARICQLYPNALPNMLVSRFFRVYTQWRWPNPVMLCEIEDGSLGLPVWDPRRNPKDRFHLMPIITPAYPCMNSSYNVSSSTLRIMTNEFQRGNEICEAMDANKCNWDKLFELYPFFEAYKNYLQIDVTAANAADLMNWKGWVESRLRQLTLKIERHTLNMLQCHPHPGDFSDKSRPFYCCYFMGLQRKQGVAANEGEQFDIRLTVEEFKHAVGMYNTWKPGMEIHVCHVKRRSIPAFVFPGGVRPRPTKVAGEGRRPSQTKVSSHTEDSSFPKALNGGSKRKRDDTDTATSLNAKRIAGVGESGELVHEGRPSGCIGTSYLGNASLEMPGKIFNEKVEDNMGNGLENPICLPQASSQNGGELDASLRLDPSTPADSISLSSKEAEKLAIEKMMTGPYVAHQTFPQELDELEDDPEYKNQGKITGGSVKGSSMESSATKGSLIVSLTTSTAAGSCSSLQSSGKLEELEPPELLPPASRLNSATSAPKPVLRFNFTSLAKATGESTKT; encoded by the exons ATGCTGTCAGAAATGCCTGAAGTTTCAGAGCTGCATCCTGTACCTGACGCTCATGTCCCTgtgttgaaattcaaatttagtgGAATTTCAATAGACCTCCTTTATGCAAAATTGTCTCTATGGGTTATTCCAGAA GATCTTGATATCTCACAAGAGTCAATACTGCAGAATGCTGATGAGCAGACTGTACGCAGTCTGAACGGTTGTAGAGTTACTGATCAGATTTTACGATTAGTGCCAAATATTCAG AACTTCCGCACAACATTgagatgcatgaggtattgggcCAAGCGTCGCGGTGTTTATTCAAAT GTTGCAGGTTTCTTAGGTGGTATAAATTGGGCCTTGCTTGTTGCTCGCATATGCCAGCTTTATCCTAATGCATTGCCAAACATGTTAGTCTCACGGTTCTTCAGGGTCTACACACAGTGGCGCTGGCCTAATCCAGTTATGCTCTGCGAAATTGAAGATGGATCACTTGGACTACCAGTTTGGGATCCTAGAAGAAATCCAAAGGACAGGTTCCACTTGATGCCCATAATAACTCCTGCTTATCCCTGCATGAACTCTAGCTATAATGTATCGTCAAGCACTCTGCGGATTATGACAAACGAGTTTCAAAGGGGAAATGAAATATGTGAG GCCATGGATGCAAACAAATGCAACTGGGATAAACTTTTTGAACTTTATCCTTTCTTTGAGGCATATAAGAATTATCTGCAGATAGATGTTACTGCCGCAAATGCTGCTGACTTGATGAATTGGAAGGGCTGGGTTGAATCCCGCTTGCGGCAACTTACATTAAAG ATTGAGAGGCATACTCTGAACATGCTTCAGTGCCATCCACACCCAGGGGACTTCTCAGACAAATCAAGACCATTTTATTGTTGTTACTTTATGGGTCTCCAACGGAAACAAGGAGTGGCTGCCAATGAGGGGGAGCAGTTTGATATTAGGTTGACTGTTGAGGAATTCAAGCATGCTGTTGGCATGTATAACACGTGGAAGCCTGGAATGGAGATCCATGTATGCCATGTCAAACGTAGGAGCATACCTGCATTTGTGTTTCCCGGTGGGGTTCGGCCTCGTCCCACCAAAGTAGCTGGAGAAGGTAGGCGTCCTTCACAAACCAAAGTATCCAGTCATACTGAAGATAGTTCTTTTCCGAAGGCATTGAATGGTGGGAGTAAAAGGAAAAGGGATGATACTGATACAGCGACCAGTTTAAATGCAAAACGTATAGCTGGTGTGGGGGAATCAGGTGAGCTAGTGCATGAGGGTAGACCATCTGGTTGCATTGGTACTTCGTACTTGGGCAATGCTAGTTTAGAAATGCCAGGAAAAATTTTTAACGAGAAGGTTGAAGATAATATGGGTAATGGATTAGAAAATCCCATTTGTCTGCCTCAGGCCTCTTCTCAAAATGGTGGAGAATTAGATGCATCTTTAAGGCTTGATCCATCTACACCTGCTGATTCCATTTCATTAAGCTCCAAAGAAGCTGAAAAACTTGCAATTGAAAAGATGATGACTGGTCCATATGTTGCACACCAAACATTCCCTCAAGAACTTGATGAGCTTGAAGATGATCCTGAGTACAAAAATCAGGGGAAAATTACTGGTGGGAGCGTGAAAGGGAGCTCCATGGAGTCCTCAGCTACAAAAGGGTCACTTATAGTTTCTCTTACCACTAGCACAGCTGCTGGTTCTTGCTCCAGCTTGCAATCGAGTGGGAAATTAGAAGAACTTGAG CCACCTGAACTTCTGCCTCCAGCATCCCGTCTGAATTCAGCTACTTCAGCACCAAAGCCTGTTCTCAG GTTTAACTTCACCTCCTTGGCTAAGGCTACTGGCGAAAGCACTAAGACCTAA
- the LOC113738798 gene encoding WAT1-related protein At3g18200-like has product MGQGSPSSEKMKLLIALLILQLCFAGFHIVSRVALNIGVSKIVYPVYRNIIALLLLGPFAYFMEKKDRPPLTFSLLVEFFLLALVGITANQGFYILGLYYASPTFASAMQNSVPAITFVVASALGLEQVNVTRRDGLAKILGTIASVSGATIITLYKGPPLLHHSPESKSLEEDMLFSSMKKQNWTWGCVCLLGHCLSWAGWMVVQAPIVKKYPAKLSLTSFTCFFGLIQFLIIAAFAERDPNHWQIQSGEEIFTILYAGIVSSGIVISLQTWCIQKGGPVFVAIFQPVQTVLVALMAYVILGDQFYTGGIVGAALIVVGLYLVLWGKTEEKKQENKDANETLTKHLLDDSNKSKNPVAQSDIP; this is encoded by the exons atGGGACAAGGAAGCCCTTCATCTGAGAAAATGAAGCTGCTTATTGCACTGCTCATTTTGCAGCTGTGCTTTGCAGGATTTCACATTGTCTCAAGAGTTGCACTTAATATTGGTGTCAGCAAAATTGTATACCCAGTTTATAGGAATATCATTGCATTGCTTCTACTAGGACCCTTTGCTTATTTTATGGAAAA GAAAGATAGACCACCTCTTACTTTCTCCTTGCTGGTTGAGTTTTTCCTCCTAGCATTAGTGGG GATCACAGCAAACCAAGGATTTTATATCCTAGGTTTGTACTATGCATCTCCAACCTTTGCATCCGCTATGCAAAATTCAGTTCCAGCGATTACATTTGTCGTGGCATCTGCTCTGGG ACTCGAGCAAGTTAATGTTACGAGGAGGGATGGTTTAGCTAAGATTCTGGGGACCATAGCAAGTGTAAGTGGTGCTACAATCATAACCCTTTACAAAGGTCCTCCCCTTCTCCACCACAGCCCGGAAAGCAAATCGTTAGAAGAGGACATGCTTTTCTCTTCAATGAAAAAGCAGAATTGGACATGGGGCTGTGTCTGCCTTCTCGGACACTGCTTATCTTGGGCTGGCTGGATGGTGGTTCAG GCTCCAATTGTTAAGAAGTATCCAGCAAAGTTGTCACTGACCTCATTTACATGCTTCTTCGGATTGATCCAATTTCTGATCATAGCAGCTTTTGCAGAAAGGGATCCCAATCACTGGCAAATCCAGTCAGGGGAGGAGATTTTCACTATCCTTTATGCT GGAATTGTGTCTTCGGGGATCGTGATCTCTCTTCAAACTTGGTGTATTCAAAAAGGAGGTCCAGTCTTCGTAGCCATCTTCCAACCAGTTCAAACGGTATTAGTAGCTCTTATGGCATATGTGATTCTTGGGGATCAGTTTTACACCGGAGG GATTGTTGGAGCAGCTCTTATTGTCGTTGGACTGTACTTAGTATTGTGGGGGAAAACTGAAGagaagaaacaagaaaacaaagatgCTAACGAGACATTGACAAAACATCTTCTTGATGACAGCAATAAATCCAAAAATCCCGTTGCTCAATCTGACATTCCATAG
- the LOC113740041 gene encoding uncharacterized protein isoform X1, producing the protein MEEKQLDYVLVPLGMFIFLVYHVWLLYTIIYNPRKTVVGLNAESRRNWVFSMMNDPLKNGVLAVQTLRNNIMASTLLATTAITLSSLISVFVSNASNSSSSKLVYGNKTSFLSSIKFFSILLCFLVAFLCNVQSIRYYAHVSFLATVPTFKDRNDCIEYVARNLNRGSFFWSLGLRAFYMSFPLFLWIFGPIPMFVCCCMMIFLLYFLDTTTSFTRDLHCKSIKEEAIANDVESIHHSL; encoded by the exons ATGGAGGAGAAGCAGCTGGATTATGTTCTGGTGCCTCTGGGGATGTTCATATTCCTGGTTTATCATGTTTGGCTGCTTTACACCATTATATACAATCCCAGGAAAACTGTTGTGGGACTCAATGCTGAAAGCCGTCGAAATTGGGTTTTCTCCATGATGAAT GATCCACTTAAGAATGGTGTTTTGGCAGTCCAGACTTTACGCAACAACATAATGGCATCAACTCTATTGGCAACAACAGCTATTACTCTTAGCTCTCTGATAAGTGTCTTTGTAAGCAATGCCTCAAATTCTTCGTCTTCAAAGTTAGTTTATGGAAATAAGACTTCATTTTTGTCTTCTATCAAATTCTTTTCTATCTTGctctgttttcttgttgcttttctTTGCAATGTGCAGTCTATTAGATACTATGCACATGTTAGCTTCTTAGCTACTGTGCCTACCTTCAAGGACAGAAACGACTGTATTGAGTATGTTGCAAGAAATTTGAACAGAGGAAGCTTCTTCTGGTCACTTGGATTAAGAGCATTTTATATGTCATTCCCTCTTTTCCTTTGGATTTTTGGGCCTATTCCCATGTTTGTCTGTTGCTGTATGATGATATTTCTTCTTTACTTCTTGGACACAACTACAAGCTTTACGAGAGATCTCCACTGTAAATCGATCAAAGAGGAAGCAATAGCCAATGATGTGGAATCAATTCATCATTCATTGTAG
- the LOC113740041 gene encoding uncharacterized protein isoform X3 encodes MASTLLATTAITLSSLISVFVSNASNSSSSKLVYGNKTSFLSSIKFFSILLCFLVAFLCNVQSIRYYAHVSFLATVPTFKDRNDCIEYVARNLNRGSFFWSLGLRAFYMSFPLFLWIFGPIPMFVCCCMMIFLLYFLDTTTSFTRDLHCKSIKEEAIANDVESIHHSL; translated from the coding sequence ATGGCATCAACTCTATTGGCAACAACAGCTATTACTCTTAGCTCTCTGATAAGTGTCTTTGTAAGCAATGCCTCAAATTCTTCGTCTTCAAAGTTAGTTTATGGAAATAAGACTTCATTTTTGTCTTCTATCAAATTCTTTTCTATCTTGctctgttttcttgttgcttttctTTGCAATGTGCAGTCTATTAGATACTATGCACATGTTAGCTTCTTAGCTACTGTGCCTACCTTCAAGGACAGAAACGACTGTATTGAGTATGTTGCAAGAAATTTGAACAGAGGAAGCTTCTTCTGGTCACTTGGATTAAGAGCATTTTATATGTCATTCCCTCTTTTCCTTTGGATTTTTGGGCCTATTCCCATGTTTGTCTGTTGCTGTATGATGATATTTCTTCTTTACTTCTTGGACACAACTACAAGCTTTACGAGAGATCTCCACTGTAAATCGATCAAAGAGGAAGCAATAGCCAATGATGTGGAATCAATTCATCATTCATTGTAG
- the LOC113742152 gene encoding probable protein phosphatase 2C 8, whose translation MVDDSKTTTSPDVNSKREAELPELVSASKKPRTLAEEKQTSEANNNSNNVSSNENADSSQENEHKDKNVEERRLSFAVEADAAEDKGSRHTMEDAWVVLQDASLDFPGKLRCAHFAIYDGHGGRLAAEYAKKNLHRNVLSAGLPRELLDVKAAKKAILEGFRKTDESLLQESTAGGWQDGATAVCVWVLGQTVFVANVGDAKAVIARSTVVDGSQHNSTTTDSLKAIVLTREHKAIYPQERARIQKAGGTVSSNGRLQGRLEVSRAFGDRQFKKVGVVATPDIHSFDLTERDHFIILGCDGLWGVFGPSDAVEFVHKLLQDGLPVAVVSRHLVREAVRERRCKDNCTAIVIVFRKK comes from the exons ATGGTGGACGATTCAAAAACGACAACCAGCCCTGATGTGAATAGCAAACGTGAAGCCGAGTTACCCGAGTTAGTCTCAGCCTCGAAAAAGCCCAGAACTTTAGCAGAAGAGAAACAAACTTCGGAGGCCAATAATAATAGTAACAATGTTAGTAGTAACGAAAACGCTGATTCATCACAGGAGAATGAACATAAAGACAAGAATGTTGAAGAAAGGAGGTTGTCTTTTGCTGTAGAAGCTGATGCAGCTGAAGATAAAGGTTCGAGGCATACTATGGAAGATGCTTGGGTTGTTCTTCAAGATGCCAGCTTGGATTTTCCTGGGAAACTAAG GTGTGCCCATTTTGCGATATATGATGGACATGGAGGTCGACTAGCGGCGGAATATGCGAAGAAGAATTTACATAGAAATGTTCTTTCAGCTGGCTTACCACGTGAGTTG TTGGATGTTAAAGCTGCGAAGAAAGCAATACTTGAAG GGTTTCGAAAAACTGACGAGTCTCTTCTTCAAGAAAGCACTGCAG GAGGATGGCAAGATGGTGCTACAGCCGTATGCGTTTGGGTCTTAGGCCAAACA GTGTTTGTTGCTAATGTTGGCGATGCAAAGGCAGTGATAGCCCGATCAACTGTTGTGGATGGATCGCAACACAACTCTACAACTACAGACTCATTAAAGGCCATTGTGTTGACCAGGGAACATAAAGCCATATACCCACAAGAACGAGCACGCATCCAAAAG GCTGGCGGTACTGTAAGTTCAAATGGGCGTCTACAAGGGCGACTTGAAGTTTCTAGAGCTTTTGGAGATCGGCAATTCAAGAAG GTTGGTGTGGTTGCAACCCCTGatattcattcatttgaccttACAGAGAGAGACCACTTCATCATTCTTGGATGTGATGGCTTGTGGGGA GTATTTGGACCTAGTGATGCTGTTGAATTTGTCCACAAGTTGTTACAG GATGGTTTACCTGTTGCAGTGGTGAGCCGCCACCTAGTTCGTGAAGCAGTCCGTGAGCGCCGGTGCAAAGACAATTGCACTGCAATTGTTATCGTTTTTAGGAAAAAATAG